The proteins below come from a single Tachysurus fulvidraco isolate hzauxx_2018 chromosome 13, HZAU_PFXX_2.0, whole genome shotgun sequence genomic window:
- the LOC113658626 gene encoding mannose-specific lectin-like → MSRNFLSMDEELQKGDFLLSNNKEYKAIFQEDGNFVVYGWKPIWASNTCGQTCANRLIMQEDCNCVMYSDDTPLWATNTNTCKVKRCRLTLRNDGRLVVENNGAVVWKSTK, encoded by the exons ATGAGTAGGAACTTCTTGTCCATGGACGAAGAGCTCCAGAAGGGTGACTTCCTGTTATCCAACAATAAAGAGTACAAGGCCATCTTTCAG GAGGACGGGAACTTTGTGGTCTACGGCTGGAAGCCGATTTGGGCATCTAACACTTGTGGACAGACCTGCGCCAATAGGCTGATCATGCAGGAAGACTGCAACTGTGTCATGTACTCAGATGACACACCGTTGTGGGCTACCAACACCAACACGTGCAAAGTCAAACGTTGCCGCTTAACTCTGAGAAATGACGGCAGACTGGTTGTGGAGAACAATGGTGCTGTTGTGTGGAAATCTACAAAATGA